ATATAGGTACGCATACTCTGCTCGTGCAGGCGGCAAAGAAGTATATGGCATCAACGATATTGCGGATGACAAGCTTTTTCTAGATCGAGACTGCGAATGAACAGATTTCCGACCAAGCCGAGCCGGACTGATAGGCGCCAATTGTAAAGCATTTGTAGATCGCCGTGCTCGAAGATGTGGATTTTTGATAACAGTGGTTTCTCTCGATATGACCAGGTTGTCAGCATCGTCGTCAAGTCTATATCAGAAATCAGAGAATCTTCCATAGAATGCGAAGAGGTGGGGTAGAAGACGGGCTGGCTTTCACTACTATACCATTGTCTGAAGAGTTCTGTTCCCGTGTATTGAGATGCCTCCATGGTTCGAAGTGAATTGTGCGCAATCTCGGTAGATACCTTGACAGAGTTGCTGCAAAGGGGGTTAATTGTATTCTGCGCATGTTTCTACGCACAATGCTCAACCCGGTGACGCAGTTGACGTAGGGAAGACTGAAATCTCCAAGGCTAATAGGGGCAAACACGTatcgctgctgttgctgccagTAGTCCAAGAGCCCTTCTATTCCGCACGAATTGCCGACATCGTTTGGCGAAGAGGCACTGATCTCCAAGTTGATACTTGGGTATGTTGGTTCGCTAACTGAATCGACATCCTTCTAGGCTTCGAGAATACAGAAAAGGATCAAGATGTTGATGGCGAAGCATCCGCGGTCCGCTGCGATCTCTTCATGAGTCTGACGTCTCGAACGATTCTTGATGCAATGATCAACTCGATTTTGAACTAGATGTGTTTAACGTAGCTTTGTCGCCAGTACTTATTGTGTAATGTCTTGGCCAGGTTTCCCAGCGACTGATCATCCGAACCGACTTGGAGGACCCGAAAGTTTCTTGGCTCGATGGCGTTTTGCCAGTCCCTGCAAATGCCTGCAAACCTTCCAGGGACGTATTCGAGAATCTTGCCTCTGATCTCCTGTGGTAGGTCGCTCCATTGGGCCTCGCTTTTCAATGTATTCATGTCGTTTGGTAGGATACTTTTGATAGGATATTTGGGCGCACTTGTTGTCAGACAGGCACAATGGGGAAAATCGAGTATGTTTGGCTCCAAGTCAAATTTTCTGGGCAAGTTACCGCCGAATGCTCAAGGAACCTGAGGAAGGGCGATACCTCGGCTCAAAAGGGACCAGTAAATAAAGAGGAAAGGGAGAGAAAGAAGCAGAGAGAAAAGGAGAGGAAGGTAAGGTATCCACTTGGAATCTCGACTCCTTCCTCCCGTCCTTCACCTTCACCTTCACCTTCACCTCACCCGGCCTCTATCTTTTCCTGCCTTTCAATCCCGTtgctacctaccttagcCAGCTACTGGGTACTCCTCAACACACCGCGGGTCGAATGATTATAAGGGAAAGTGCACTTTCTTATCAACACCTCCTTTGAGGACTGTACCTTGCCCCATTCTGGGGAGGAAATACAGTCCAAGGCTTTCTGTGCTCCCTTGACCTCATCGTACATTTGCTGACTTTGTACCACAGCTCGCATGTCAAGCAGTCGTGCAAAATATCCATCAGTGCCACCAAGAAAGTTAACAATAATCCGCGAGCAGTGTCTGATCGACTGGCCAACCATTGTGAAGATGCGCTGGAGATGGACAGAAGCCGTCAAACGACAGACCTCGACGATGTGGAAAGCTTACCTCAGCTGAGGCACTCAGCACTCGCCTTACATAAGACATCAAACCCACACAATTAAGGGAGCGAGATCTGGATCAGTCTAGGCCTAACGAGGATTGGTGCGATTCGTGAAGGCGACAGAATCCCTGCCCGCAGAGGTCGGAACCTTCTCCTTTCAGTCGGGGCCCTCTTTGCAGATGCACCAGGAGGGCGGGATCCCCTGACGCCTGCGACCCTTTTGCCTTTGCTTTGCTGCTACTTCCCACCCCCGGCCGAAGCAGAGgccagaaaaaaaaaagataccTTGTCCACGGGAAATTCCACCTCATCCAGAATCTCCCCCAGAGAGACCACATTTCCCATTCGCAATCTTGTGGGAGAAAAAATTCCTCTTCTCTTCTGCAGAGACTCGACAGATTCCTACCGGACGGGATACTGTCAATTCGAGACGACGAGTCAGGAGGATACTAgggaaggaaaaaaaaacgaggtaCGTGGTTGTTGTTGCTTATTTGGCAGCTCGCTCCATGCCATCAGTTGTTCCCCACGTTGAGACGAAGCTAACAACACCTGGCATCTAGCCACAGCTGCGCTTTCTCGATCCCGATACTCCTTTACCTTTCGGCCATTGCGCGCCGCCTTCCCATTCCATCATAACTCGACTGGACTCGGCAACGACAAGATGAAGTTCAGCAGCATCCTGTCCGTTGGCCTTTTGGTCGTCTCGCCCCTGGCTGCGGCCTGGAGCAAGGAGGGTACGAGCATCGCCATCCTGTCTTGTCTCCGTTGCGCACCGTTGGCTAACGTGTGAAAAAAAATAGATCGTGAGATTTTCCGTATCCGCGATGAGATCAAGGCCCACGAGGCCAACCCCGAACAGACCTTCTACGACCTCCTCGGCGTCAAGAACAGCGCTTCCATCGACGAGATCACCAAGGCCTACCGCAAGATCTCCCGCACTCTCCACCCTGATAAAGTTCGCCAGCAGCTCATCGCCGAGCGCACCAAGGctaagaagaaggagaagaagacccCCGGCGTCAATGTCTCCAAGGCTCCTACTCAGAAGGAGATCAAGGCCGCTGTCAAGATTGCCTCTGAGCGCCAGGCCCGCCTCGGTCTCGTGCGCAACATCATCAGTGGTCCCGATCGCGACCGCTACGACCATTTCCTGAAGAATGGCTTCCCGGCCTGGAAGGGCACCAATTACTATTACAATCGGTACCGCCCTGGTCTGGGCACTGTGCTCTTCGGTGTCTTCCTTGTGGCTGGAGGTGCCTTCCACTACATCGCTCTGTACATGTCCTGGAAGCGCCAGAAGGACTTTGTTGAGCGCTACATCAAGTTCGCACGCAATGCTGCTTGGGGAGACAACCTGAGTATTCCTGGCATCGACGACACCCCCGCCCCTGCTCCTGCTGCCCCCGCCGCCGACGATGAGGAGGGCCCCCAGCTGCCCAGAAACCGCAAGGAAAGACGTATGCAGGAACAAATGGCTCGCAGAGAGGCCGCCAAGGAGCGTGGAGGCCGATCCCGCAAGCCCGCTCCCGCCGCTCGCAGCACCAGCGGCAGCGGTACCGCCACCCCCCGCGAGACGGTTGCGCAGACCGGTCAGACCGGCCCCACCGGCTCCAAGAAGCGCGTTGTCGCCGAGAATGGCAAGATTCTTGTGGTTGATTCCCTCGGAGACGTCTACCTCGAGGAGCAGGATGAGGATGGCAACACCGAGCAGTACCTCCTTGACGTAAGTGCCCAAAATGCAAGCTAAAGCTTGTCAACCTACCGCGACACGAGGTCTGCGAACGATGCTAACTCAAAGCAGCCCAACGAACTGCCTCAACCCACCATCCGTGACACCGCGCTCGTCCGCCTCCCCATCTGGGCCTACAACCGCACTGTCGGCCGCGCCCTCGGCAAGAACACTACTGAGCTGGAGATCGACACCGAGGACCTGGACTCTGATGACGGCGAGATTCAACACACCCCCAGCTCTGACTCTGCCGCTGATGACTTTGAGCTCTTGGAGAAATCGACCGATTCTTTGGGCAAGGCCAAGGCTTCCGGTGCGCAGACTGGAGGCAAGACCAACAAGCGCAAGAACAAGAAGCGTTGAGGCATTGGTTCAAGATCTGGTTGATGTATAGAGCTTCACGGCGGGCCTCTTCGAACCCTCTGACGGGTTGTGCGACCTTGATTGGTCTTGAGGATCAGACAAGCGACCCAGAGGTGCATGATGCGTCATGAAGCTGCAGCCAGTCTCGTCGTTAACGTAGATTATTCATCAATGCAAATTCTCGTACGAATTGTAAAGTACAATAGGAAGGCCACAATCTGTTGAAGGTGTCAGTGTGCTGCATCGTGTCTAGTGCATTGTGCATTGGGGGATGAGGTTTGTTgagtatgtgtgtgtgtgtgtgcttCACAACAGGCCGTGACAGATACATCATACGGGCACACTTGTTTCCATTCCATTTCTTCACACCATTGTCCTCGAGCACCGGAGGAAAGGCCCAATGCGGTTAATGTTTCCCGTCAAACATGTTGCGACCCTGCGCAAGTGCGTGAGGCCGTTACCTGCCCCTCTGCACCTCATAACTCTGTTTCGTCCCTTCCTATGGCATCATGGCTGCATGATGATTTGTTGGCACAGAAGATCAAGTGTCGCTCGGTGGTTCGTCCGCTTCACGTAGCGGCGATAGGCTTTTGCAGCACTCGACTTacaccaacaccaacaaCAACCCTCGATGATGTTTCTTTGGCATCCATCACAGCCAGTCAGCCAGTCAGTAAAAAGCACAGCGGAGTCTTGACTCGACCTTGTTCAAGATCCAAAATCATCAGTCCACCTCTCCTATCTTTTGCGTCTATATCCGTACCTCACAACCGAATGTTTCCATCCACCACAACCACCACCATCCAGCCTCTCAACTGTCGGCCTGAAACATAGGAGATCCTATGCCAAAAACAGACCACTTGTACCTAGCTTATACCCAAAAGAAACTAAACCCGCAAGCCAAGCGCCCACCCCGCTCTTCTATGATCTACGGCGACGACCAGGGCTCGAGCGCGCCGCACAGCAACCACGCAACCCAACGCTCGAGCCGCATGGTCGCCCGTTTCCGAGCCGGTTCCAGCTTCGCAGCCCCATTGACCTGATGATTCCTTGCCCTCACCTCTTCTTACCACGCTTTAGCGTCTGTTCGCCAGAGACGCCAATTGAACCGCTAGATGGAAACCCTATCTCAATCAAGACGCTACGTGCGTTTTTCCTACGCTTCTGACTGGCGAATATGTCGCTGGCTTCAAGTTGGCTTCAAGGCCGTTCCCTGTCGACCTCTTAGATAGAACCCAAGGTTGCCTCCCACCCCTCAGAGGCTCATAGCTAACGGAGCAGTCCAGGAACCTTCGCCAGCTTCGTCCCACCATTGATCTCGTCTCCTCAATtacacatacacacacatGGATCACTCCCCAACACATGAGCCGCGTTCCCAAGATCCTCGAGGGCGTCGGAGATTGTATTCGGACCTCTTTGGACGAGCGTTTAGTGACGATGGTCCCGCCCGCTACCTTCGTCTAGACTCGTGTGTTCAGGTCGCCCGGCTCTCCACACCCGGGACACTAAGCTATTCTTAAGACTGGCTCGTACATCGAGATATGAAGCTACCCCTAAACCTATCTGCCACTTCGGTTGAGACGTTCCTGATATGTATATCGGGTAGCCCCTCCCTTGACCCTGACGGGTCCATCTCTCTTCCCGTCGTCCGCTCTCTATATCGTCTTGCCCGGTCTTGTCCCGTCGACTCGGATCACACTCTGCACATCCCATTCTACCAAGCTGTAAACCGACGGTCGAATGTCACCCTCGTCATGACGCTCACGTGAAGGAGAAAAGAAAGAATACTGCCTACCAAGGGAATACCCGTGGATGCTTCGATCCCATCATGGAGGATCGCAGCGGGCAAGTGCTGGCCGTGGCGGTCCTCTTCTTCATATTATGTTGGATCGCCGTCGGCCTGCGCATATACTGCCGTGGATGGATTACACGATCGCTCGGCACCGATGACAAGATGATGATCGCCCTCATGGTACTTCCCTACGAGACATCACACAACAAGTAAGAAGTACACACTCGCTGACTCTCTTGGCAGCTCATCTTCACCATCTACCTCATCACTCAGATTCAAGGAGTTCGATATGGAACAGGCCGACATAGAACCGATCTCACCCGGGAACATAATCGGGACGCTCTCATGGTATGCTCTTCTCGGAGGCCCTTTGAGTGCAAATGAGTCCTACCAGTAGAACCGCGACTAACACCCTCTCTAGTACTGGTACATCTGCGAACTGCTTTACATTATATCAACCTGCCTTCTCAAGATATCTGTCGGCTACTTTCTCATCCGCGTGTCCATCCGCCGAAGCCACATCTGGATCCTTCGCATTCTCATGATCGGCACGGTGCTTTTCGGCTCGACATACTTCTTCATGGTCATGTTCCAATGTCGGCCAATCCAGACATTTTGGGAGGAATCGCCACGCACAGAAGGAAAGTGCTTCAGCAATCGTGTGGTTGTCATCATGACCTTCACGGCCTCGATTATCAATTGCCTTGCCGACTGGGCCTTTGGTATTCTCCCCTTGTTCATCGTCTGGTCGCTTTCCCTCCCCAAGCGCACCCGACTCCTTGCGTTTGGCATCCTCTCATTTGCTGCCATCGGGTCTACCGCAACCGTGGCAAGATCCGTGTACATACCAACCCTCCTCGACGGCGACGACTTCCTATGGGCGACTACCGATGTAGCTTTGTGGAGCACCGTCGAGCCCGGCATCGGCATCACTGCCGCGTCGCTCGCCACCCTTCGCCCTCTGTGGCAACTCGTATGGTACCGCGCGGGCATGCGGTCTCAGGCGCCTCGCGCAATAGCATGGCGAGAACGGTTCAAGGGGCAGCCGAGTTATGTCCGCAGCGACGGCTCAGACCCTCGTCACCCACGACACCCCGTGCCAGACGACGCACCCCTGGAAGAGATCGAGGCTGATATCCGGGCCGAGTTTGAGGCGGAAGTGCCCCGCATCGCTCGATCCCAAGATGGCTACAGCTCATCGGCACCGACGAGATGGAGCGGCTTGAGTAAGGACTTCAATCTCGCatatgagagagagaggcgaGACGAAGATGTGGAGTCCCTGGTGGTCCCCCGCGACGACGGCGATGGTGGGCAATGGCTCTGTCCGTCACCCCGCGAAGTAAGACACTTTTCTCCTGCCACTACCCCTTCATCAAACCAAACCCAGACTAATAATTGCGCAACAGGATGATAATTCGTTTGAGCTCGAAGACGGCCTTCACCTGACACCGAAAGTGAGATCACCCGCGCCGACCGTGAATTGGTGTTCACCACGCATGTCCGCCATATCGATGGGCTTCGGCTCCTTCAACCGAGAGAACCGCGACTCGACTCACTCAGCCCTCACACTCGGCGTCAACAACTACGGCGGCGCAAACCCCACGAGCAACCGAGCGAGCAGACTAAGCAGGCTGAGCAGCGTCAGCAACGTTCACGATAACCACAACAACAGCAACCGGGCGAGCAGACTAAACACCCTCAATAGTCCAGGCCACCACTACCGAGACAGCAGGATGACCGTGGAAACATACACGAACACGACGAACCCGCGCCACAGCAGCAGGTTCGACAACCGCTACAGCCGGACGACGCGAGCCAGCAGCCACTACACGCGCGGCTCGCAGTTCCTAGCGCCGCCCTCGCCTGGCGACTTCCCCATGCCTAGCCCGCCTCCAAGTACATGGCAGGTCAACGTCCCCGGGGGCATGGACTCGGCGCAGTGGCTTTCGTCTAGGATGGCGGAACATCCGGGCCATCCTAGCAAGAAGCGGTAGACCAGACCTACCTGAAGGGGTTACCTGCCTACTTTACCACATTCTCATCACCACTAGACAAAAAAACTTAACATTACCTAAttatcgacgacgacgaacaACTACATATACCCGGCGTACAGgataccaccaccaccgttgAAATTTCGGAAACAGGGGGGAATGGACGAGAGCATATTGACTCGTGTAGACGGGGGGAAACACCAAGCTAGGAGTCTTGTTCATGAGAGGCAAACTACCTCGAGGAAGGAGCAAAAGACGGCAATATGCAAAAGGCCAGAGAATAGTACGGCACATGATGTATGATATATAGAACTGACTTACCTGCCAAGGTATCTCAATAATTTGATTTAAATTACTTCAAAGAATTTGGAATACGTACGTTACCACTATTGTACCTGGGTACTTACACCTAATTGAACGACAGGTTCTCAGCGGGAATCCAAAGTGAAATTAAATGCTTGGCCGGGCTGTATGTTGTATGGCGAGAGTTTAGACTCGACGAGCAAGATGATGCGTGATCGAACACACCAGCTTGAGGCCTTGGCAAGAGACCCAATCATACGTTCTACATCTTACCTCAACGTCCCTTCTCTATTGCCTGGCCTAATGAACAAGTCCCCTTTCTACACTTCCTCCGACTGTCGCAACCCCATACACATACCGAGAAACCGCGGTGTATCGTCATCGGAATGGAAGCAAACGAGCTCCTTTCACCAAATCACCATCGTCAGCTCAGCTTGAATTTGAATAGAATGTTTTATTGTTTTGGTAGTCCTGTTCGTTCCTCATGCCTGCCTATTGGTATACGCCCAATTGCTTATTCATAACGTTCTTgacaaaaaagaaaatcaaaAGACAAAAGAAAACTATGGAGGAAACACGTCTGCCGACGAGAGGCAATCCAATGATTGCCCTCCTGATTATCCGACGTTGTCTTCCCATGCAGTGTAGGTATCAAGGCAAGTGTCTGCTGCTATGCTGAAAAAGTGGTGATGTGCCATGGCTCTCTTTCCTCGCCGCATTACATGTCCATGGCCTCGATGTTACCGCTTCCGTAGTGCTGGAACGCACCATATTGGTTCTCCATCTGCATCTGCATCTGGAGGCTCTGCTCCCGAGCCCAGTCATCGCCGAAGCCCTTGTAGACGGGGTCGGTGGCGGGCTTATAGCCGCTGGTGCCGACTGCAGAGCCGTAGTGGGAATAGTTGCTAGGGGGAGAGGCCTGTGCCAGCTCCTGCTCGCGCTCGTACTCACGACGCATAAGCTCCTCGTAGCCAGACATCATATACGGCTCGACTTGCGAGGTGATGGAGCTTGCCAGCCAGCGGCTGTCATCTGACTGGACTTGGGTACCGTCGAGGCTCATGACGGCgttctgctgctgctcctgTTGCTGCTTCTCTGCTTCCATGCGCTCATATCGGAGTCTCGCCAGCTGCTCCTCTTGCTCAAGTGTTGTGCTTGTCCATGCCAGCGACGGGTTCTCTGTGCTCGAGGTAGGGGGTGCGGCGCGCCAAATCTCAAGAAGTCGCAGCTGGTGGGGTTCTTCGGAACAGCGGAAAAGTTGAATCTGAGAAGGAGAGAGGACTGAAGGGTCGACGCCGTGCTGGCTGAGGACGGCCTCGGGAGTCAACTGCTCGGTCTGGGGAGGCTCGGAGGAGGGGCGCTGAATGGGGGCTTCTTGAGCTTGCTGACGGACAACATGGGCGGAGTGGGTGTAGTGCTGAGTGATGGAGTAGATGATGGGCGCCGGCGTTGGGGCGGGACTGGTGAGGGTGGGTTCCGGGGACTGCTTGACTTCCTCCTCTACCTTGGGCTGAACTTCAGGGTTGAAAGTTAAGTTGCGGGAGAAGAGAGTTGCGAGGTCATCTTGGACCTGCATGGTGGGGGTGAAGGAAACCATCGTGCTGCATAGAATGTTAGTAGTGGTTCACTGTTATCGGTTCATGTTCCGTGTTACTTCCGGCGCCGCCGTGGAGGGGCCATCTCCGAACAAAGCCCGGCGGGGCTCCGGGCGTGGATGATGATGAAGGGCCCGATGGCGATGGGAGTTTGTGAGAGGAGGGGGaaaaacctacctttttgATTGACGGGAATCTGGTGATTGAAAAGCCCGAAAAGGCCCTTCGTCGTAAAGCTGCTTGCTGTGGAAGTAAATCTTGTCGGGGGTGGGAGCAAAGAAGACAGAAATGTGCTGTCTTCTTGATGCTTAGTTTCTTTCTTGGCTTGGTAATCGGTTTCGGGGGTTCGGACAGTGAGTGGTAGCAGAAGAGAAGTGTTTCTTTATATTGGCTACTCTATGTAGGTACTCTCGAgtgtttcttcttcttcttgggaTTGTTGTTGAAAGCAGAAATAAGAGCAAAAGAAACTCGAGAAAAGAGGAAAAGCGACAACGAAGAGTCACAGGAAGACAGCGGTCGAGTTGTTTCGTGAATCGGGTTCGGTACGGTGATTCCTTGGGCAGGAAGACAGCAGTAGTGGTGCCGGGGTTGGAGACTGGGTGGATGTGAAGTGGTGCAGCAAGGTCAGCGGATGCAGTGGGAGCGGGTTAGTGGTGGGGTGAGGGTTCTTCGTTGTCGCTGTTGTCGAATCTCGCAGGGGCGACGGCGGTGACACTCGGTTGGGTGTAGCAAATCGATAGTCAATGAAGTTCGTGCCAGGTAATGCGAACAGCCAGGCGTGATGATATTGTTCAAAGAGAAAAGAGTTGAGAAAGTCGAGGGTGAAAAGTGAAGATTGGAATTTTATATGGCAGAAGGAGCCACGGCCGTTTTCTGGGCGGGTAGAGGGAACCTGGAAGGAGGGGGATAGAAGTGGAGGGCGGCAGGCACGACGCacgaggggggagggggaagcCTGGCAGGGGGAAATTGCCTTAGCTAGGAAGGAGGGGTCAATTTTGGCAGTAGCGGGCAGGGTCATGACGCAGCGAGCCCAACGATGCGTTGATGGGAAGGGTAATGTGACCTGACGCTTCAGTCTCTCAGCGCACTTTCTCACTGAAGCCGGGCCCGTCTCttgtctctttttttttttcgtccCATCCCATGGGATCCCGTCTCCGGTGCAGCGTCTGCATCCACACATCACCACTTTCATCACCAACCAACATTCGCACCAACCAACGCTAGCCGACCCGGCCCAAATACTCCCTCGGTCAGGCAGGAATGAATGGCTACCTGAACTATCCGTGCTTCTCAAGAGCATGGTTCGTTTGTGATTCATGTTCAATATTGTGAGAATGGCCGATGATCAGTCAAATCGTACGTGATTTCGATACCTAGGTACGGGTACACCTCCAGTGACATTTGATCCTTGGTGTAAGGTAATGGCCATGCACACATGCCCTGGCAGAGAGTCCGGCAGCAAGCGTCCAATTTGAAACATATTCTCTCCAAGATCCGCACTCCTCACCCAATGGTTCCGTGACACGATCAGTCCACACAGCTTCTGGAAGACTACGGAGGTATCAAATCAGTCTCCCGTGACACACTCGAGCCCACCCGCCATCATATGCGCACTCTGTAATACCTTTCCCACCACTTGGTATTACTTCCAGTCTTCGGCAGGATGTGGTGACGATGATCCTTAAACTCAGTGCAAATACCCAATGCCCTTGCTATTTTCCTACACTGGCTGGCGCGTTTGTTGCATGCCAGAAAATCCTCAACACTTTCCCGTCTATACTCGAGTTTCTCTAACAAAGTCTCGGGATCCCAGTCCAGTCTTCACCGCTCCTCCCCGAAACCCCGTCCCAACACTCGTTTCGCCGGATCCATCCGGGCCTGGACTCCCCTAAGTCACCGTACTATCGGTCCAAGACAGTATGGGAGTCATGCCAAACGTTTCCACGATTTTCATCGTCTCTGACAGATCCCTCAAGCAAGACGAAGACGACCCGATACAGATCCTGTACACAGAGAAAACGTGAAAGTCAAGCAGCTCTTCAAAGGCCATTTAATCTCAAGGCACATATGCCCAGCTGGTGCAACAAGTTGTCGTTCCTCCATGTGATTTTGCAATGTCTCTCTCATCCCGATAACCCCTCTATCCGTACAGCACCTGGCAGCTGCACACCACTGCAGGGTCAAGTGCGGGATGGTGGGGTTATTTTAATTCCCCTGTCAGCGTTGGTGTTCACGATGACGGGAAACCGGTCATTCCACTAGCCACACCACTTCGTCTCCAGCCACATCTTTCAAGTGGCTGGtgccttccttccttccttcccgGCCTGGGTGGATCCACCTTCCCCCAGCTTCCCTTCCCAACCTGAGGCACCCTTGCGTCTAGCCTCGCCCGTCAACCTCGCGCAGCAACACGCAGCTCAGGTTGCCTGAAGCTCTGATCTCAAGGCTCCAGATTCCCCAATTCCAAACCACGTCCCGCCATCGTCATCCACCACCACGAGCTCTCTCCCACGACTAGACAACGTGCCTACGACACCCACTCCATCACGACTCCTTTCGACGCCCAACGAACCCTCAAGTCCTCAAAACTACACATCCGAAGCTTTCCCCGAATACCCCAAGCTCTTCTAATTCACAATGGTAAGCTTTCCCTTGCTAGGTTCCCGGGGAATCACCACCTCCAGCGACCGGGGGTTGGTACGAGCTACCAGAACCGACCAACCCAACCTTGGCTCTATATCTGTAGCACACAACTAATATGATGCCTCTCCCGCCTTATTCAGACGTCGATAGGCACAGGTTATGACCTGAGCAACTCCATCTTCTCCCCCGACGGTCGCAACTTCCAAGTCGAGTATGCCGTCAAGGCCGTCGAGAACGGTGGCACATCCATCGGTATCCGGTGCAAGGGTGGTGTCGTCCTCGCCGTCGAAAAGATCATTGCCTCCAAGTTATGGAAGCCCAATGCCAACAAGCGTATTGCTACCATTGACAGACATCTCGGTGTTGTAAGTCATCCGTTCCCCTCCCGCAGTCAATTTACCCCTCCCTCCCCTGCCTCGATATGCATTGTAGCTTCCGAGAGTAGCTTTACCAAACCCTCACGACCTGCCTATCTGCATATCTCTCTGCTCTATTGGCCAGACTAACAAATCAAAAGGTCTACTCAGGCA
The Colletotrichum lupini chromosome 6, complete sequence DNA segment above includes these coding regions:
- a CDS encoding proteasome A-type and B-type — translated: MADDQSNQSPAASVQFETYSLQDPHSSPNGSVTRSVHTASGRLRRYQIMQIPNALAIFLHWLARLLHARKSSTLSRLYSSFSNKVSGSQSSLHRSSPKPRPNTRFAGSIRAWTPLSHRTIGPRHKTKTTRYRSCTQRKRESQAALQRPFNLKAHMPSWCNKLSFLHVILQWSSAGCHIFQVAGAFLPSFPAWVDPPSPSFPSQPEAPLRLASPVNLAQQHAAQLSPTTRQRAYDTHSITTPFDAQRTLKSSKLHIRSFPRIPQALLIHNGKLSLARFPGNHHLQRPGVGTSYQNRPTQPWLYICTGYDLSNSIFSPDGRNFQVEYAVKAVENGGTSIGIRCKGGVVLAVEKIIASKLWKPNANKRIATIDRHLGVVYSGMIPDGRHFVDRAREEARGWRDTFKTPISTADLAARMGGYLQAYTLYSSVRPFGITAIVGGFDPSTETPVDGEVGSGPKVGAGGKDTTKKHGGPFLYMIEPSGLYWGYYGAATGKGRQAAKAELEKLDLADGGLTLEDAVKEAARIIYVAHDDNKDKEFELEMSWISDIDGPTKGRHEEVPKELREEAERFAKKSLEGDDDDDEDKKEDDKKEE
- a CDS encoding DnaJ domain-containing protein, with amino-acid sequence TAALSRSRYSFTFRPLRAAFPFHHNSTGLGNDKMKFSSILSVGLLVVSPLAAAWSKEDREIFRIRDEIKAHEANPEQTFYDLLGVKNSASIDEITKAYRKISRTLHPDKVRQQLIAERTKAKKKEKKTPGVNVSKAPTQKEIKAAVKIASERQARLGLVRNIISGPDRDRYDHFLKNGFPAWKGTNYYYNRYRPGLGTVLFGVFLVAGGAFHYIALYMSWKRQKDFVERYIKFARNAAWGDNLSIPGIDDTPAPAPAAPAADDEEGPQLPRNRKERRMQEQMARREAAKERGGRSRKPAPAARSTSGSGTATPRETVAQTGQTGPTGSKKRVVAENGKILVVDSLGDVYLEEQDEDGNTEQYLLDPNELPQPTIRDTALVRLPIWAYNRTVGRALGKNTTELEIDTEDLDSDDGEIQHTPSSDSAADDFELLEKSTDSLGKAKASGAQTGGKTNKRKNKKR